GGCTTTCTAAGTGATATTTTGTTGCTTAACCACTGCTTAGCAGTTTGTCATAGAATAATAACAGAAGTCTTTTGCTCATGTATAGCACAATTACTGTATGTGTTTGTGCAACATAGTTCCATTGAGGCGTTTTACAAACGGGTCAACTAATTACAGCTCGCCCACTGCTTTCATGTCTTTCTGTGCTCGTTGTTAGTGTCATGATTTCCTTATGGTGTTATGTAAGCAAACAAGCTAAATTGTCACAGTGAGCTTGGTTGTGCCATAATATGTGTCAGTGGTAGAAGAAACCTGTGACGTACTTGTATAAGTACTATAAGCCAACTACAACAAGGTCAAACAACATGTGAAAACCAAATGGGAATGTTTGGGAGGTAGTACTGTTTGGAGGTAGTAATGGTAGTAATTGTTTTTGTCTTTAATTAACATGGTAAAAGAAAAAATGCACTGGCCTGCTCGTAGCGGCAGTACCTGTAGCCTCTATGTGATACTCTGTGAAGCTAATTTGGAGGCTGCCCCTTTTCTATTTCCATGGGTGGTGTATGTGCAGGTTACATAAACTAGTCTGAAGATCATTGACCATTGCAGTTTTGTTTTTGCAGTTTCACCTAAAAGATGGCTTCTGTATTTCTGGTGCACAAGCGGCTAAAATCTTTGCCAACAAGAAAGGGTCGCTTGTGTGTAACGACACAGTGCAGGCTCTGTGGAGTAACGCGGCCCTTGCCACAAGGAGCGTCAGCGGCAATGAAGCCCCCAGGAAGAGGGCATTGGGCGAGCTGCCGAAACAGCAGTTAACCCCAAAGAAGGTGGATGTCTTAGTGGGTAAGCTGTCACAAAATGTTAATGCCACCACTAAAAATGCAGCTTTGGGTTTGAATGCTGCAGCTCACTCAACAGTAAACATTTGGGTAGGTTGTGGTTATACTGAAATGATGGAAGACAGCACAGTATCTCTTTCCATTGCTTTTAATTTCTTGTACTGCTTCTACTTTACATTGTTTGGTGGCTGCCTAAGAACTTTGTGCAAGGCCCTGCTACAGAATCAGACAGAATTTTTTCTCTGTGCTTCCGTGCTTGAAAATGTAGTTCTCCAAATGTGCTGATAGTTTTCATCTATAGGAGTATCTTGTGTTGTTATATTACTACAATTCGCAAACCAAGAAGTCAGAGCAAATGGTTTCAGAAAGCTTATGTTCACACTGTCACAGACAAATGAACACTGGAAGACTTGGCAACAGTCATAATTTTCACACGGACATCTATGAAGTAACGATCATAAAACTTTAATTACGTTGAAGTGCACAACTTCTGGAAATGCAGAAGCCAAGTGACCTTAAGTGGTCGAAAGTGAGTTTCAACAGAACCATTCATCAAAGGACACAAGGGTCGTGTTTAGTCCTACTTTCTTGGCACATCGAAAAGTTTGTTTACAAGGCCAAAACATTTTGTATTACAAGAGCATGCCTTTATTGTAGTGTCATGGGAATGAGCCAGTGCAATTAGATGAAGCATTTATACAAATTCTCCCTAAATTAAACAGTGGTACTTCTACCACTTCATTCTTAGGTTATTGCAAGTGCAGATAATGTAATTTAAACATACACAGATAAGATCATTTGTCACAATGAGAATATTTTCTATATTCTGCTTCAATCACTATATCATTGTATGATCCTTGAAGTCAATTTTTTGCTTATACAAGAAACATTACAATTGTTTTCAGCTACAATCCAGCACTGGGGCCAACAGAAGAATGTGGATGTGTCCGAAACACTCAAGAATTTGTCAAGGCTCCTCACTGAGAAAATACGAGATGTTTCGAAGGCCCTTTGGAAGATGGAGTTCAAATAAATAACAAAATCTGAACTTCCTTTGTTGCGTGAAATCCATCAGCAGAAGACACCTTTGGTAGGCTTCTACTGTGACCAGTTGCAATGGGgaccaactgggaccagttgcaatggggaCCAACTGGAACCAGTTGCAACTGGAACTAACTGGGAATTgttcaataaaccagttgaactgggaccagttgcaTCCCAGTTGCAAATTTTCACCTGGGTTGGTTCAACACAGCAAACTTTCTGCAGTGTTTTCCACTTTTCCCTGCCGCGTTTTTAttgcaatcaagattaatgcATTTTCGCACAATCGGAAtttatgacaacggcgtcttttTTAACTTATAAAAGGGAATGTAcgtaaggcggcgccttgaaggtTCCtcacgcggtgcgagtaaccagcgaagtgaacaagagatggcagcgccggcgcttgcgtcgcgcaagcGGACACTTCTGGCGCTCGCAACgatatcggtgatattcggccgtttctcagccagccgagtcgggctgagtcaatTGCCTTTCGCGAGATAGCGATGACGCAGCCTAGAACGTGCactcatcaccactggtaggtcgcggaTGTTGTCTCACAATAGAAAACAAGCGCCTTGGCGCCGACGTACGACGACCCATTCCGTTTCCCGGGTACACGCATCCTAACCGTGGTGCCGAAACTCCCTGTACCTCCGTTTTGGCACTCGTCCCATGACGATATTAATGGCCAATATGCGGCGGCAGCGCTGCTTCCACCACTGGCGGTTGCCAGATATCCAactggaaataattcacaaacaaaacaacgcatccatgacgtcactgatgaggtAAGAAGGTAGAAGTAAAGGGAGCGCCGCCGGAAGGGAGAGGCttaccgcgaagccctccttTCCCACTTCGCATGCAAGCGGGTTGTGTTCGCGCTCTCTTGCAAGTTCGCTGGCCGCATGGCAGAACCCGCTGAAGTGTGCCGTCTTTACGAAGCGCTTTTTTGTTCTTCTACGTTTAGCTTGGAAGCTTCTATTCACTTATAAAGCACGAGGACAGCACCCGCACACGCCAGTGCCGAGCAATTATAATGAAAATTATTTATGTAGCTAACTGTCGTCAACCCCGAATATTCGCAGGTAGTATATTACATTTCGTCATTTCGTGAAAGTAGTAGCTTTGAAATACCCCAGTCATACGGGCACTTTCGAAGTCCTTTGAACCGAAGATCCTTcacttcaagggagaatgcgcactgtcacacaggcacagtaaaggagccctactggaagggagcTTTTAGTCAAACGTGTTCGTccttgaaacctcaagggaatactctcgAGCTTAGAGGGCATCCGACACTAGAAAAAACAAGAACCCCAGCGCGGGTACAGTGGATTTAGCCACTGCAGGGCGTGCGCGCCGTCGGAGCACCTCTCTtcttactgaagtactaaagcgccaagcAGATGGCACAAGAATAGCGCTCGtacgtgtctcttcttgtgtcgtctgtttggcgcctTAGTACTTCAGCAACATGCACCAATCAGCCCACCAAAAAGTTCTGCTTGAATACCTCTCTTCTTTCACCGtgttctcgacacgcatggcggctgcacggccgccattatccgccatctTGACTCTCTGATTCGCTCTCGAGAGCTcgcgtgccttgaaatttgtgccggcaaagtgttttttttttcttcgtggtcCTGATATCACGTAATGACATTGAATGAATTCAATTTGAACCACCGCGTGCGTATACGTGTTATATATAACTACGCTCTTTACCTGTCGTGTTGATTCCGTGCAAGTGCAGATCCCAACGACCGCAATGGTGGGCGAAATCATAACGGCGGTGCTGAAGTgcgtgacgttttttttttttgtatttcaagtATGATAAAGCTCGTTCCAATCGGTCAAGGGGtcatctcagaaaaacatttctGCGTTTTTTACACGTATTTTAATAGACGGCATCGGAGTTAGGCCCTCTCTGTTCCTCCtccattgttcttttctttccttattttcctttttttctcttggaCTATTTAATGGCTCAATTTGATTTTGATTACTGTAATAACAACGTGCTCAACACACGTCACAAATATTGTTTCATAATTGTTTCATAATGCTTGCAGCATCGCACTGCTGCATTGCTGCGGAAACGACGTTCGGCATTGCGCCCGTcattcaattttcttttctttcgcggaagaagaaaaaaaaaaaaacgttgagttTATTTGAGTCTATTGTGGACAAAATAAAgttgtctcactcactcactctttcgCGGAGCTATTCGTCAAGACAGCAGCGTGTTACGTTTGCAACAAGCGGCACCCTGCAGGTATGCGGCCAGAGAAGTAGCAATGAAAGCTTGCTTTCAAAGAAAGCAGTATACGTCTATTAAAAGGGCCTCTCGCGAGCCCATtgcaaccaggaaaaaaaaatctgatataTCCGTCGCGGCTCGACAACACTCGACCAGACACTGCGACGTGTCGATGTCGGCGTTGTTGCCAGAGTTGAAATGGAAAGCACACAAGCAGTCTTCGGATTTAATAAATCACCGTTTATTTGAaagcgcgcatgcgcagacaagcaaaagaaaaatcacTTCTGCGGAAAACCCGCAGAATTAAAATAAAAGGGGAAAAAACTTGATTTGAAATTTTTCTCCGCCTGAGAACATGACACAAGAGCACGACGCTGGAAGGTGATTTTCTGTTAAACACAGATTACAGAAAATGACTATGGACAGACTATAGAAAAGACAGGGAACATCATAGCGCCTTTATACATATTTATAATAAGCagagagagaaagtaagaaagaagatGTTCCCGTTCGCCTCTGCATCGGCGGCACAGCGTGGTCACGTTTTAGGAATCCGGCCGGATCGTCCCGGCCGCGGAGGTGAACCGAATCGGCGCCGACTCAGCGACGTCTAATGCGGAGGGGGGGTTCCCGCGAAGTCGATTCGGGCCTGGCGAAAATGTCACGCTCGGGGTTCAGCCACTCAGGCCGCGGCGACGCACTCCCGGGTTGGATGATCTCGCACAAGATGGCGCACGTCTCGTCCGCCGTGAGAATGTGCCACGTGGCGTCGGCCGCGATGAATTTCGTCATCTGCCGCACGCTCAGAGCCAGGAACTTGATCTTGGGGAGGAACTTCCTCACAGCGGCGGCGACTGTCCCGGTGTATTCCCAGTTGGCGACGTCGGGACCGCACTGCGCGCCTGCCCAACGGAGCACGGCCTTGATGACCACCTTCGTCGGAACGCCGTGCACCTGCGCGGGGGTGGAGTCGCGGTATAAGTAAAACGCCACACTGATCGTAATATAGACCAAACTATATAGACTGTGCGGGGAAACACGGTTGGCCACTAACTGTCGCACCCACTTGGGTCACCGAGTTATACGGCAATGTGTGCACATGGTGCCTCTCTttaactatttcttttttcacgcCGACATTGGTAACTGTTAGTAGAAACTCTTACACGCTTGAATGGAGAACTGAGTATGTGCCAGTAGGATCTGTGCCGCTCCTCGATGGGCGTCTTAGACGCCATCTTGGGTacctaggtatgtgccactgggaatgtggcTCTCTAGAATGACGAAAGTAAAGCTTTAACCTTCCTCGAAGctggacgaaaaaaagaaataccgcaAGTCACAAGGGTTCCTTAAGGACAGCGACCCGACGcgttagcaggctgcgccacaaatgcacaggCTATGTACCGCTTTTCAGTGCACCTCATTCCCGTCAGCGCTTTAATGAGCTGCACCGCGAATGCACTGggcacgtgccgctcttcaacgaacctctcgtCAACTTGGTTCAATTTGGTGACGAGAGGTTAAACGAACCTCTCGTCGCTCAGAATGTCGTCCTATTGGTTTTGCGACAGGCGACGGAACAATTCTCAACGTTCGCACACGTTGgcgcgccacgcatttcggaggccacgcacgtGATTCGCGACGGCCCCACAGGATGGCGCGCACTGTTGTTAGGGAAACGCTAAAGAGGAGTCCAGCTGCAGCAGGCGCCTCATGCGTAACTCGTTTCGATTGTGCCAATAGGTGgcgtcgctatattgattcaatgataaacgcattaccgtcggcagTAATCGTGACGTGGGTTCTGCCGATTTTTCTCCTCTCTCTATTTCTAAGAAGCGCAATGCGCTACAGTAGCACTCACGTGAACGCATCTTCTGACACGAGCAGCGGCGTATTTGCTGCGGCATGGTTACGCTGTCGCCGACTGCATATGTAAGAAGTAGAATGCGCTAACAAATTACGCTATCCGCTCTGTTACGCGTCGGCTACAAGTTCCGCCAGACTTTAGACAGGAACTTGGCGGGAGGCTAGGCCATCAACGCCCACGTGTCGCAAGGACTTTTCGTTACGGTAAACTTAAGTTGGTTCTTGCGTCACTTAGTTCATGCGTATAAATAATGGCTTACCCTGTCCAAAACGAAGTTCACCGTCTGCTCCGTGGAGATCGTGAAGGCAGCAGACGACAGCACGGATTCAGCGTTGTCCAATATCACTTCCTCCACCACGTCGTCTCTGACTTCACCGTAAGACACGAACGAGTAGTCGACCACCGTGCACACGTCGTCTGCTTCGAGGTGACTTTGAATATATTCGGTGCAGGTGCTGGCGAGATCTAGGAAGCGGTACTTCTTAGCCGCGTCTCTTGTGTAGATGGCATCTTCGATGTTGTTGATAGCGGACCGTCCTGTGTATACGTACCTGTAAGGAAgtgaagggaaagaaagaaaggggctgAGAAACAGACGGAAGGACGGGatcacgtggtcgaaatttcctgcaGAAGTAACACTCCGAGGCGTTTGTCTTCCGCCGAACGTCATGAAGAGATATCGTACTCGCCACCATTTTGCTCGCACTCTGATTATGCAGCAAGATCGCATTTTATGGTCCATATATTTTTGTACAACTGGCGCTGTAATTGCCTCGTTTTCAAGAAAAAATTCGCATTTTCCTTCGTTTGCGATGTGGAAAGATAGGAGAGGGAAAACGATaatggaaaggcagggatgttaaccaggatatagcccggttggctaccctaaactcatcatcatcattaatgaagcagggcaaaggtctctcccatacttctccaactaccccggtcatgtaccctacactggggaagggaaaagggaggGAAATATTATTAGAAGAAGTGCACTGTGAATATCGCCTTCGTGGTAacagttttctgctctatatcacTGACGAACACTCATTTAGGATCACAGACGGTCACTCAAtgcagtagctttcaaatatcgccgCAGCGCTTTTGTGACCTTCTGTAGCTGCGAAATTCGAGGCCACGGTCTTGAGATCTTGTTCAATGGGAACGGTTTTCTATATCTAACTGATCCAGAGCTGTGCGGAGGTCATCATAATGTATATTACCAACTCCGGGTAATATTCcgcaggggaggtattctgtaggagtccacccaGTAGACCGTCCATTTCGgcagctgctgattggctggggccactCGTCTCCTTCTccctcgtacagctgcatccaatcagcagcggccgtaatggacagtccactaggtggactcttacagaatacccccccccctcccaccccaccCCCAGGTCTCTTACTACTATGACATGGACAAGGCAATAAACAACGCAATTACTCACCCGAGAAGCCCACGGAAGCCATCGGGGTGCAGGTCCCTGATGAGGACGGTGTCCCGGTCGCGGAGCGATCCTTCAAACATGGCGCCAAATACGTCACTGCGCATAGCCAACAGCTGTTTGTGGGCCCTGAAGGTCCTGGACACGGAGTAGGGGCCGGACCGCACGACGAACTCAACGTCGGCGTACCTGCCGCTCTCCAGGAGGTCAGCGAAGTCCAGCTGCAAAGACACGGAGGCGCAACTTTAGCGTCGCTttagattgaaaaagaaaagaaagaacaaaatagtTTATTGAGGCCAATTGTTGCACAATATGGTATACAGTACCATCTGCATCAGTAGCCTATACGTGGCTATTTTTGGATCCACGACGCGAAGTTCAGTATTAATTGCCATGAACAGCAAGAAGCAAGAACACGTAATATTATGTGTGGCCTTTAAAGTTATTGTTCCGTGATGGTACCATAGCTGGaagatttttgttttctttttttattgaagctAGATGGTCTCATTCCCGATTTTCGCACCGAGAAATATAGGGAACGTTGACCGTACGTATAGATTATGGGTTTTCGGCAAGCTACGATTATTGTTTAGCCTGTGCGAGAAATATTCATGAGAGATCTGGCTTGTTCGCGATTAGTATCACGTAGATACGGATAGCTATAACACAGTTCTGGCTTGTACGCGATTAGTGTCACGCAGATACAGATATGTATAACACAGATAGCTGTGTTATAGTCCCTCGCTTTGATATTTGCCACCACGTAAATTATGCCAAAATTTCAAAATAATTAtgtgccacgtagctagacaaaaaaaaaaacaatgttgttCACCATCGCTTGGAGTAAATGACACGTGTTTTCGGAGTTCGCCTAATCAGATAGTTAATAATAAtgattcaacttctcaaatattctcggcaaagtgtcaatgagacaaCTGGAAACCATCCTGAAAAATTCGCGATTCAATTTTCTGTTGGCCGATACGGGCGACAAAAATGCTTTTACAAGCCCGAAAAAGAAAGTGTTCTAAGAACCAAGGAGGGCAGAGGTTGGCTTCCTGGCACTGATTTGTCCGTCAGCATACAAGCATTATATAATCCCGTTTGCTGGTTCTTGCATTCGACGCACATGAAACCTTTATGTCATCCGCAAAGATATTCGCCGAGATTCCGAAATACCCAGTAGTGGCACACACGCCACACCCAGGTGGGTATAGACCATGGTATAGACAGACATAAATTACTCTGCTGTAAAAAAGCCTCCATTGCCCCTCGCATGTAATGGCGCACAACATGGAACACATACGCCATGAACTCCGGCATGACGTCGCAGGTAAGCAGGTACCCGCATAACGCTCAAATTATCGAAAACCGTGATCTAGGATTGACGTCATATCCGCTTACAATCAGGGGTGCGCCAGCATTTGCAGCAAAAATGTCGGATCGCGTAGAAGGCCTAGTTTAGGACTGAACAGCTATACCGGGCAAAATCTGACAATTAAAACGCGGGCGGAAGCGTCACGAGAAGCTCGCAAAAACAGCCGTTCCTGACTACgaaaccaacaaaaaaaaagttgtcatTACCGGTTGCCGAGAGCGGAACGTCTCATACAGCGCGCGGCCCttcggcatgacctccgagatataAACCGGCGTTCGCGGCACGCTGAAAAATCTCGGAGTCTGCCCTCTAGGACTCACGTCATAGCGACAACCGCCAGGTGCGCACGTCGTCTGCTTAGGTACCTATAGATCTAAACAGAAGCTGCTAAGAAGAAGACTACGCAATCACCAGAAACAAGCTGCTTCGCCAATATATTGCCTTAGCGGCATATAGCACTCATTtaactagcatggcgctctttggccatacctttcccttgcgccattaaaca
The sequence above is drawn from the Dermacentor andersoni chromosome 7, qqDerAnde1_hic_scaffold, whole genome shotgun sequence genome and encodes:
- the LOC129385388 gene encoding BTB/POZ domain-containing protein 6-B-like; translation: MRSDVFGAMFEGSLRDRDTVLIRDLHPDGFRGLLGYVYTGRSAINNIEDAIYTRDAAKKYRFLDLASTCTEYIQSHLEADDVCTVVDYSFVSYGEVRDDVVEEVILDNAESVLSSAAFTISTEQTVNFVLDRVHGVPTKVVIKAVLRWAGAQCGPDVANWEYTGTVAAAVRKFLPKIKFLALSVRQMTKFIAADATWHILTADETCAILCEIIQPGSASPRPEWLNPERDIFARPESTSREPPLRIRRR